A window from Drosophila nasuta strain 15112-1781.00 chromosome 3, ASM2355853v1, whole genome shotgun sequence encodes these proteins:
- the LOC132791167 gene encoding antigen 5 like allergen Cul n 1: MSSLVIPAACVALLHLFLLQLVAAKEYSWCDPDLCSPGIKHVACRNNGHFHRRCQPDSYEVDISRHKATFVHGHNKRRNFVALGKLPGYYPASRMTTMVWDDELQYLSSLNVRTCILDHDDCHNTYSFANSGQNLCAIWRDRNPHVNVTSLIEESLGLWFNEYPLIDSSYIDRFRVTKYFEDYGHFAEMMVDRNSRVGCSIMRFTRPDYPYVYIYNVVCNYASIYALDAPIYEVGRPASRCHTGKNPFYPGLCSTREQYSPNY, translated from the exons ATGTCATCGCTGGTCATCCCAGCTGCCTGCGTGGCTCTTCTCCACTTGTTCCTGCTTCAACTGGTTGCCGCCAAGGAATATAGTTGGTGTGATCCTGATCTGTGTAGTCCTGGCATCAAGCATGTGGCATGTCGCAACAATGGC CACTTCCATAGACGCTGTCAGCCCGATTCCTATGAGGTGGACATCTCTCGCCATAAAGCGACCTTTGTGCATGGCCATAATAAGCGAAGGAATTTTGTGGCTTTAGGCAAACTGCCTGGTTATTATCCTGCCTCACGGATGACCACAATG GTGTGGGATGATGAGCTGCAATATTTGTCGTCGCTGAATGTGCGCACTTGCATCTTGGATCACGACGATTGCCACAACACATACAGCTTTGCCAATTCCGGACAGAATCTGTGCGCCATTTGGCGGGATCGCAATCCGCATGTGAATGTCACCAGCCTGATTGAGGAATCCTTGGGATTATGGTTCAATGAGTATCCGCTCATCGACAGCAGTTACATTGACCGATTTCGTgtcacaaaatattt TGAGGACTATGGTCACTTTGCGGAGATGATGGTGGATCGTAATTCGCGCGTTGGATGCTCCATAATGCGTTTCACCCGTCCCGATTATCCATATGTATACATCTACAATGTAGTGTGTAATTACGCATCCATCTACGCATTGGATGCGCCCATCTATGAGGTTGGAAGACCCGCGTCACGGTGCCATACGGGCAAGAATCCATTCTATCCGGGTCTGTGCTCAACGCGGGAGCAATATAGCCCCAACTACTGA
- the LOC132791955 gene encoding antigen 5 like allergen Cul n 1, with the protein MARLSVCVSLLLLLSLQGSALASDQSWCDPMLCAKGAAHVACNNDGEFHESCSPDAVMINLRPHRDFILGEHNKRRNFIAAGQLPGYYPAARMATMVWDEELEYLATLNLKTCNLDHDDCNNSYRFRNVGQNLCGVDRPRNLPLNVRSIVENSMGLWFGEYPLIDSSYITQFRVARHLDKYGHFAETVVDRNTHVGCAMMRFTNPQYPFLYIYNMACNYASTYAVGVHVYKVGEPASECKTGPNPKYPALCSLKEQYNPNYNEY; encoded by the exons ATGGCGCGCCTTTCAGTCTGCGTTTCcctgctcctgctgttgtCCCTACAAGGATCAGCTTTGGCTAGCGATCAGTCCTGGTGTGATCCTATGCTATGTGCCAAAGGCGCTGCTCATGTGGCCTGCAACAATGATGGC GAATTCCATGAGAGCTGCTCGCCAGATGCTGTAATGATCAATCTGCGACCACATCGCGATTTCATACTCGGTGAGCACAACAAGCGTCGCAATTTCATTGCCGCTGGCCAATTGCCTGGCTACTATCCGGCTGCCCGCATGGCCACCATGGTGTGGGACGAGGAACTGGAATATCTGGCAACGTTGAACCTGAAGACATGCAATCTGGATCATGACGATTGCAATAATTCGTATCGGTTTCGCAATGTGGGCCAGAATCTCTGCGGCGTTGACAGACCTAGGAATTTGCCATTGAATGTGCGCAGCATTGTGGAGAATTCGATGGGTCTCTGGTTTGGCGAGTATCCGCTAATCGATAGCAGCTACATAACCCAATTCCGTGTGGCCAGGCATCT GGATAAATATGGACACTTTGCAGAGACTGTTGTGGATCGTAATACCCATGTGGGATGCGCCATGATGCGCTTCACGAATCCCCAGTATCCGTTCCTATACATCTACAACATGGCCTGCAACTATGCCAGCACCTATGCGGTGGGTGTGCATGTTTACAAAGTCGGTGAGCCAGCCTCCGAATGCAAAACCGGCCCAAATCCCAAGTACCCGGCACTGTGCTCGCTCAAAGAACAATACAATCCCAATTACAATGAATACTGA